The DNA window AAGGAAAGAATGAGGTAAGAAAAGGTGAGGGGAGGCCGAAGCGCAGGCGTCGTGTGCTTGACAGAATGTCTGTATGATGATCCAGGGGAGTTTCAGAGTCACAGGGATCAACATAAAATGGACAACGAGTGGTTCCTAGTTGGGCTTGGACTTTTAGGCTCCCTggcaacaagaacaagatttCCAACGAGTAtcagtattattaaatttaaaatgtCTACAGTGCAGGCACAGGTTATTTTAATACCGCGTTTGACAAACAGGAGATAACCAAACCGTTGGACCAAAGTATAGTTGTGCCCCAATACAGTAGTGCGAGGTACTTGGTGTCAGGTTACGGTAAACACTCAATCGATAAAAGTAGCAGTGACATCCAGCTGGCAAGCGTTTGTTGAAGATCCAGTGTGTTTCCTTCAACGATTTCAGGAATGGATATTAACTGACTTCCTCTATCATACAGCCAAGCTATCATCCTTGATAGTAGAGATTGTGAAGGTACAGAAAGAGACCCTTAATTGAATTTCCCCATCCACTCCAGACCGACCAACCTCCACTCACACTCATTAGGCCGTGTTAGTGTCAGATCGGCTTGCTGGTTGCGCAAGCTGTTGCTGGTTGTACCCAATGATGACGGGACTTCAGTGTCGAATACGTAGCAGATCTACCGTCTCCAGCGCTTCCTAATATGGCAGTCTCTCTCGTGTCCCCATTTGCTTTGTTCGCTTTTCCGCTAGTTGAACCAATCTAATCAGAGACTCGAGACAGCGCCGCAACGACATGGCCGTGGCTTGTGAGTACTGGGCTGAAACACTCAGTCTAGTCCCCTAAAACTGCCCGTCGGCTACGGCCTTAAGTTACTTAGGTCAtgatcctcaacatccaaaGTACATATTGGAACGTTCTGTGTCTGGTATATGAGCAACAAGTAAGGATACTGCAGTCGCATTTATCCACCAGCACTTGACACTTGTTACAACTCCGGTGTGATCTTCGTCGTCTGTCCCCCAAATACGCATCATCCCAAGGTAGCTGGCTCACATGTCTCTCTCGATTCTCACTTGTTATGCTAGCTCACCTTTAGTTCAGGTCAAGTCAGGTATTTCTGGCTCCCTGAAGTCCCCCGAGCTAACGACACTAGCACATAAATTGGTGCATTCTGTATGGAACGTGGGGCAGATACTGGAAACCCTCTTTGCTCCTCTTCACTACTctgctagtgggtagcagaaaaaatgacctactaagtcttaggttacaaaaataaatagtctaaaagctatagtctaagtagcataaagtgacccactaatttcgtctcttatgcttccagcggccagtttttctgataccctgaggctcTGATCTCTGATCGCATTTTCCAAAATTCAACGTCAGACCTTTGTGGTACGGGACGGGACGTTGGTATGGAGCCCCGCTGAGTGATACGTATGCTCTGGACCAAAGCGCGTCACAAAGAATGTGTGGTTTCGTCTCAGTGCAGTAGAGAGCAGGACATTGGATCAAGTGCGAGCAAAGTGCGACCTGGTCGAGGGCCCTGGAGGCCAGCAGTCGCGATGTAAAAAGATGACAAGAGATACAGCAACTTTTCGTTCTTTACGGatactttctctctttcaTTCCCCATCCCAAGTagacctttttttttttttttttttttagaaATCCTCGTATAGAGTTAACCTCTTCTTAAATTATCCAGCAATGGGCAAAAGATAGCCCCGACATTTGGGATATCAACCCGAGGTTCATCTCTTTTTAGATCTCGTATTGTTCCAATAGTCCACAAAGCTTATGTTGAACCTTCGTATCACGTAGCCTTTCATCTTTTGCCCTGGCTCTGCAGCGGTCATTTAGCTTAATCAAGAAAGACAGCATGTTGTCAGAGACGAGCTGGCATGCACATTATGCTGTAGGTCTTATGTAAGAACCAGACCACTCAAGAATCCCTTGCTTTGTGTTACATTTACAGCAGAATGTTAATTTGTGTAGCGAGTAGTGACTGTGATAATCCGACCTTTAATATTGTCTGGTTTTTAGCCAAGCATGGGcgtttataattaaagatgATTCTGAAACTCCAGCTCGGATAATGCATGGGTCTCACTGAAACAAATCAAAGTCGTTGCTTTAGATGTCACCTGTCGTGATTCATGTCCGTCATTAATCGCTTGGGAAATGAGAATCATGCACTGTCGTCTTATTGCATGTTCGTCGGGCATAAACATCATATCGTTCACTCGTATGGGTTAATAAAGCAAATTCTCAGTCGTCTTTCATCACAGGTTCAGGTTAAGTGCCTGGGTCTTTTTCGTGCCTGTAGAAAATATCAGTTGGCCGAGACCTAAAGTTAGGTGATGTCTGTGGGGTAACTAACTACTACGCACCAGGATATCGGGATTTGACGCTTATCGATAACAGATAAATGGTTTGGATGACTAATAATTTTTTTGCCTCCGTTCTGTCTAGTATCTCTTAAGAATTTATGTGAGTTTCTGGTTACTATAAAAAACCCTATTGGAGAATATGTGAAGCTTTTGCCAAATCTACGATAGGCTATGCTCACAAAGATTATCCGAAGAACTATGGCTACAGAAGTCAAGCGAGTACCTATCCCCCGTCGCGGTGTCGACTATCGGGGCAAGGTTGTCCTTGCACCCATGGTACGCTCTGGAGAGCTTCCTTCAAGACTTTTGGCGCTCAAGTATGGCGCAGATCTTGTATGGGGTAAGTTACATAGTCTAGGAAGATGTCTACAAAATAAACCACTAACAGTATACAAAAGGACCAGAGACTGTTGATTATTCCATGATTGGAACCTCTCGACGCTTCGATGAAGAGTCTAAGACAGTAGAGTGGTTCCGTGTTTCTTCTCATGGTCAGAAAGATCCACCTCCTGATGCCAAGGAGAGCATCATTTACAGATTGCATCCCGAACTTGAGAAGGACAAGCTCATCTTCCAGATCGGTACCGCAGACCCTGATCGTGCCGTGGAAGCCGCTAGACTGGTAGCTGCAGATGTTGCCGGTATCGATGTCAATGCTGGCTGCCCGAAACCTTTCAGTACGAGCGGAGGCATGGGTGCTGCCCTTCTCCAGACTCCTGACAAGCTCTGTGCCATTCTCGAGGCTCTGGTGAAGAATATAACCCCTGAATATGAAATCGGAATCAGTGTCAAGATCAGGCTTCTCGACACTGCTACGGAAACCGAGGCTCTCGTTCGTCGTCTTTGCGCCACTGGTATCACGGGATTAACCATACATTGCCGCACAACGCCTATGCGACCCAGAGAACGAGCCATCCGTGGACAGCTCCGGATGATCGCAGAAGTCTGCCATGAGTTTGGTGTCGCCTGCCTGGTAAATGGAGACGTAGAAGGTCGGGACCACGGTCTTCAACTTGCCGAAGAGTTTGGAGCAGATGGTGCAATGATTGCAGTTGCCGCTGAGAAGAACCCCAGCTGTTTCCGGAGCAAGGCTGATGGTGGTATGGCACCCTGGGAAGAAGTTGTCGAAGAATACGTCAGGACTGCCATCGCTGTCGACAACCGCTTCGGTAACACGAAGTTTCTCCTCTCAAACATGATTCCGGGAAGATCAAAGTTTTACCAGCCCGTCAACCAGTCCAAGACCTACAAGAGCATTTGCGAAGCGTTATCTCTCAACGATCATCTTGAAgctgccattgctgttgACAAAAGGCGTGGCCTGGATCAACCTCTCCAAGGAAAGGCCGCAAAGAAGGCGGCAGCTAAGGCATTGGCTGCTGCTAATGCACAGTCACCTAAGCCAGAGCAGGGAAAGGACCAAAAGCGTAAGAGGAAGATGTCTGATAGCAGACCCGCGAAGCAGGTCAAGGCTTCTGAGCCCACACCAGTCGCCGCAGCTCTTTAGGGAGCGACTGGATATCAATGAAGGAAAAAAGTGAGCGATAGACGGCGTACGGTTCGACCAAAAACATAGATTCGCGTTTACGGAGTTCAGGATTGAGACTTGGTGGGCACAGAGCGTTGGGGGCAATCGTATAAATATGACAATGGGGAGAAGATGAAGGACAGCAAGTAAATTGGCTTGATTAGGAAACTGAGATTTCATGGCTAAGTCGTGAGCATACCCTAGGCACCTAGCACCGTTGTTTCAAGCGTTATTGCATTTCTCAATAGATACACATTTGCAATACAAGGGTCGTTGATACTTTATTGTGCCTAGAAACAGCTACAACTCTACTTAATCTGGCAGTCCTGAAATCGCGCAAGACTGCAGCTAGCCGTAGTGATATAGAAGTTGCAGCAGAATTGCCATCATACATAAACTCCTAAGCTCTCATGGCGCCACATCACTTCATGAAGGGCCGGAATAAACAATAACTAGCAAGCAATGGTGTGGTATTTTACACCAAAACCTGCTTATTCAAAATACATACAGCGCTCCGGTAGCCGGCTCTAAGCAGGACCGGCTATTGATACAAATGAATAGTGTTCGGAACTCTATGTGATGGTACATCTCTTCTCAGCTTGCTTTTTTAAAACCCTTTATTTGCCCTTCTGAACCCAGCCCTCAACAGCCTCTCTCGCGTCTGTTACCTTCTCATCGACATATTTAACACCAACTTGTGAATGCGCCTTAGCAAAGCTGGCGCTGTTGATAATGCTCTCCCGCAGTCGGATGTGAGACTGGGCAACAACGGGGAATCGTTGCTCATACTTCCATGTAAGGTCGGACACGTTGCGCATGGTGACGGGGATAACGGTCCAGCCAGCACCGATACCAAGGGCGAGAGGGAGCGAGGTACGGAGGAGGATGTTGCGGTTGCGGGTGATGATGCTACCGGCCATGGCAGCAACCAAGACGTAAATAGCGCCGGGCATGAGCTGCTCGCCGCTTTCACGAGAGGGGGCCAGCGAAGCGATGGTGCTGGTGAAGGACTGCTCGAGGTTGAAAGCCGAATCCATGACCTCGTTGACCTTGGTCTCGGCAGCGACAGCGTACTTGTACAGAGACAGGCGCCCCCTTCCGACGTAAACAGCCAATCGATCCGTAGGGGTAGGCTTGTAGTgcctctcctcctcttcttcaacagGCTCAGCAACGGGCGTTGTGGCAGCGGGTGGTGGTGTCACGGGTGCGGGCTTTGAGGCTGGGATCTCGAAGTCATCGTAAATGGGCTTTCGCTATGATTCGGTTAGCACGTTTACATGTCCCCTTCCAATTTCTGTACGCAGAACGAAAGTGACGAACCTTGAGGTCGCTGGGTCCTTCAGCGAAAACAGTGGCCGGAGTCAGTGCCAGGCCACCAAGGGCCATAGTCGCCAAAGGCGCCAGAGAGCGCTGTGAAAATCAATTAGCATCGAGAAGCTTATCCAAAGCTCGAGTGACATGACCAACCCTTGAGAACACCACTCGTGAAGCCATTGTGCGCTCAATTGCCGGGTGGATGAGAAAAGACGTCACGCGAATTCAAGATAGACGTCGGATGCTGCTGAGCACAATCACTAACTAGCCGGAAAATCTAGGACGGAGGCTCTACTGGGGCCATTCAGAACGGAGCACGGGAACGTTGAATCGGGATGACTAAGTCTCAATTCCGGACCAACCTAGGCACAAGCACGAGCAGGATTGAAATATTACGCCAAGCAGGGAAGGCGACAAGGGACAAGGGACAAGCGATTAGATCCGACGCCGGAAACCTCGAAATAGTACATGGTTTCCGCCCCAGATCAACGATTCCATCTAGTTCATACGCACATATTTACTCCTCACTTTATCGTCATAAATTATTATCCAGTTACATTTATCCAATTATCTCTATAGATTCATGGTCTCTTTTCAATCTGTACATTTATAATGCTCAAATCGAGAGGCAACAGCCTCTGGATCTGCAATACATGTATTCGACGCACGACAAAACCTCCGCAACGGAGATGGCAATCTATCGCTTCCGCAGTAGCTCAAGCTGTCTCCCCAAGCAACCCTGTCGACCATGCCGTGAGTTCGAGTCACGATGATGCTATCCTGCGCAATTTATTCGACGCTCCCGCCGGGAGATCTTTCCCCAAATTCAGCTTGAAGAAGAGCCAGGGCTTGTTCAAGAATCGATATCTCACAAGCCCGTCCGGCTTCCACCACTTCGCCCAGAAGAACCTCGAGCGAGCCACCAATATTGTCCGAAAGGTCCTCAATGCCTCCTCAATAGAAGAGTACCAGGCTGTCGTTCGCGACCTTGACCGACTTAGCGATTTACTATGTCGTGTACTTGATCTCTCAGACTTTGTCCGCATGACGCATCCAGATGTTCGGTTCCAAGAAGCCGCCGCCGATGCTTGGGGGATGGTTTACCAGTACATGAATCAATTAAATACCATGACTGGATTGAGCGATCAATTGAGTCAGGCATTGTCGATACCCGAGGTCACAAAAGTGTGGTCGGAAGAGGAGAGGACAGTTGCTGAGCAGCTGAAGTTGGACTTTACAAAGTCGGCAGTCAACCTACCGAAAGCCTCACGAGACAGATTCGTGGATCTGTCTTCGCGCATTAGCGAAATAGGGTCGGCGTTTGCACAGGGGATGCAACCGGCGAAAAAGTCACTAACTTTACCGGCTTACAAGTTTTACGGCCTTTACCCTGGAATTGCAGCCACTCTCAAAGTTCGACAAAATATCGTGCTCCCCACTCTCAGTTCAGACGCAATAGGAGCGCTCCAGAGTGTACACGATGAGGAAACCCGTAGAGAGATCTACCTGGCGCAACGAACGGCGTCCAAAGATACCATCATGTATCTTGAAGCCATGCTTAAGCTTAGAGGTGAGCTTGCAGAGCTTGCAGGCTTCGAAAGCTACGGCCACATGGCTCTTAAGGACCGTATGATGGCCAAGACACCTTCATCTGTGATGGAATTCTTGCTTGCTTTGAGAGATAACAACACCCCCATAATCCAAGCCGAATTGCAAGAGCTCATTGCAAAGAAGCGAGACCGACTGAACCTCCCAGACGTCCAGCTTCAAGCCTGGGATAAGGACTTTTATATGGAAAAGATCCGAGTCGATCTAAGATCTCGACAACGGCGAGAAGACCAACTAAACGCTTTCTTTTCCGTCGGAACAGTGATACAGGGCCTATCACGGCTGTTTGATCGACTGTATGGTATCCGTCTTGTTCTACGGGAGACTTTGCCAGGAGAGACTTGGCACTCTGAAGTCAAACGACTTGATGTCGTCACTGACACAGGCGAATTAATCGCTGTTCTCTACTGCGATTTGTTCCATCGCCCACAAAAGTCAGGCAATCCCGCTCACTTTACAGTGAGATGCTCTCGGGAGATCTTGCCCGACGAAGTTGCAGAGATTGCTGCTGACCAGGGTAACGGACCAAGCTTCGAGTCACCAGAACTGGCAGCCAATGATGGTATGGAGGTTTCAACGAAAGACGGTGTGCTCAAGCAACTGCCTACTATCGCGCTGGTGTGCGATTTCCTTCCTAGCGAGAACTCTAAGGAACCATCCTTGCTGTCTTACCAATCTGTCGAGACTCTGTTCCACGAAATGGGACACGCCATTCATTCTATCCTTGCACGAACTAGCTTTCAAAATGTCTCTGGCACTCGTTGCGCTACTGACTTCGCCGAGTTGCCATCGACGCTCATGGAGCATTTCGCTGCCGACCCTACTGTTCTGTCCCTGTTTGCACGCCATTGGAAGACAGACAGAGCCTTACCCTACGAGTTTGTTGCCGAAAGGATTGGCTTGACAAAGCGTTTCGAGGGCATGGAAACAGAAAACCAAATCATACTTGCAATGGTTGACCAGGCATATCACTCATCAACTATTGAAAACGCAGGCTTCGATACAACCTCGATCTTCCATGATATCAAGGCCCGCTTTGCACACGGTCCTCGAGATCCGCCAAGTACCTGCTGGCAGGGTTTCTTTGGCCATTTGCATAGTTACGGTAGTACCTACTATAGCTATCTCTTCGACCGTGTCCTCGCTGAGCGTGTCTGGCGTGTTGTCTTCAAAGCGGGAGAGAATGGCGGCGCCATTAACCGTGAGAACGGAGAGCGACTGAAGGAGAATCTTCTAAAATGGGGAGGTGGCCGAGATCCATGGACTTGTTTGTCTGACACCCTTCAAGATGAGAGACTCGCACCTGGTGATGAGAAGTCTATGGCATTGGTGGGAAGTTGGGGAATCAAGGACGATCATCACCCGTGAATTTACTCTCGCACATAAATAAACAACTTAAATAGCAATGAGATCACAGTCAGATATATGTGCACTTTTAGTATATATCAATGGCACTGTTGATGGCACAGCAATGTTTTGTGTCAATGTGACGACTTTCGTCTCAGTTTATTATCTTCAACTGACGATTTGCCAGTTCTGACTCAAAATGACATGACGCTATTCCGTATCCCCGGTACGCCGAGCTATGACACCCAAAAGTGGGTAGGTATCTAAAGCAAGATAAAAATAGAAGATAATATGAAGGCCCAAGCACTACAGTGCGCTGCACTGCAATGGCCGGCAGAAATGACAAAGGGTAGATGTGTAAGTAAATGGTTGTAATGAATGTAGTAGTGGGAATACGCATGGGCGTAGACAGAAGTAGTTCGAGACCAATCCCGTCTTGAAACGAAGTTCATAAATCATCTGCAACCAGATATCGTACAACGGGTATCTCTTTTAGATGTAAGATGGATGGGTTTCGGGAGTGCAACCTGGCTTGCTCAGAACAGTGACTGGTCATATGACCCGACGAAGATGCTGCGAAGACTTCTGTGTACCTCTCCCCATCGTTAATTGTGACAAGGACAAAGTCCGTGCCGCTTTTGTTTGTGCCTGATCTTCCCTATCCAGGTCTTCCCCAAACGCTCCAAACATGTGTCCTCCCTCCTCACGAGGGGTCTCAAATGTGTCGGAATACTCGCTGTCATCACCATGGCCTGTTCCAATACCAGAATCTTCAGGGTCAACATGTCGGCTGTGTGATCTTGTAATGACTGCTAGAGATGCAAGGTtttcgtcatcatcatcgtgaTCAAATGCTGACCTGTCACCAAAAGACTTGGCTGTTGGCGGCGGGTCGTATCCGCCACTCATAGCCGCCGAATTTGACAATATACTTAGTTGGTGGCCAAGCGTCTTGACTTGAGTCTCCAGAGCTTCTCGGGCGGAACGTTCCGTGTGGATAAGAGCCACGAGCGTCGTATAGTGATCCATGGTAAGATTCCCAGGCGTATCTTGAAGTAAGTTGGGTAGACTGGTTGCACCACGAACAGTTGCTGTCGAGATAGGACGGTCTTTATTGCCATTGCTTAGAATGGCCGGAGACGATGGATCGAGAAACATGCTTCCTCTTTGATTTCCTTCTGAGTGACCATTGAGCCACCCCAAGGTTTTCTTGTCGTCTTCTCTGGCCCAACCCGCTTGATCATCCATAACCTTGGCGACAGCCCGTTGCTCGACGGGGACTGGAGGTGCACTTCGTTCTGGTGGTTCAAAATGCGATTGTCGGTTCCGACCACCATCGTACATCCGCTCAAGGACCTGCTCCAACTGATAAACACGGGACTCGAGGTTGTTGATTCGTGTCTCCATATTCGCTGCATGTGTGATCTTCATGCTGCCCACTTGCTTCATATCTGCAAATGAACCAAAGTTGAAAGGCTCCgcttgctgttgttgctgtagATCTTCTTCCTGTGTGTGCTGAGTATGTTCGGCTTCTGCTGTgacgacatcttcaacaTCTGCAATATTAGAAGATATCGGGTGTGCGAAGCCGGGATCGTAGCTTTCCCTCCAATACTTGATTTCGTCACTGCGTCGGCGGGCGAGACCAAGACCTTCCTCTGGGAGTCCTGATAAGCTCCGTGACCTTCGCCGCACTCCAGGAAGATCACTAGTAATCGCACGACCGATTTCATCCACGTTCTCGTCATGCTGATCTTGACGGCTTTCTCGACCATGACTGCTCGCGGGTCGTGGGGAAAGACCCGCCAGATTATACTCACGTAGCTTCGCTGCATGAGTCAGACTAAAGTCAGCGCTTAGTGAGTTACGTGCACTCTCGATGGCGCGTACGTCTTCAGGTCTGATAGAGTGAGACCTCAACGCTCGATCAAACTCAGTAATGGGCAATGAGGCAGATCGCTTAGACTCTGCCCCAGGGAACGGTCGGCTTCTTGCTCTGGGAGCCGATCTGTCTTTCTGGCTTAAACTGGGCACTGAATCTTGTGGTAGGCCATCCTCAGCAGTCGATCGTCGATAAGGTCCGGGGCGTACTGGCACAGAACCGGCTTCCGAGTCGGTGTTTCCGGTGCTCTCATTGTCACCAGCTTTCTTTCTGCGATTAAAGAGTTTGCCCAAAGCACCACGAAGGGTTGACTGCTTCCGTTGTGGACGCTCCTTAGTCTGAGAACGGTCTGTGCTAACAAAAGAATGCCTGTTTGATGGTTCAGCCTTTTGTAATCGGCTTGTTGTTCCAGGATGTCGGGCATGAATTGAAGATCTTGGTTCTTCTCTAAAACTGTTTGGCCCATTTTGGCGAGGCTCCGGGAAAGTTGGTGATCTGAAATCGCTGCGTGATGGAGTGGGCTGAGGCTGAGATTCTTGAAATTCATCCTGGACAGGTGTCGCTATGTTGGTACCAGGGTTGCGAATTGGAAACTCATCATCCAAAGAAGTCGAAATGGGAACCGGTCCTGAGATTCTGCCACGGATAGCCGACGGTTGAATATCAACAGGCTGAGCGCTTGGAGCTGCGCCAGCCCCAGATTTCCACGGCTTCTTCATTGTTGGAAGCGTGGTGGAGAATAATGGGATGTGAAGGGGCGGAGAAGATGAAAATGTGACAAAAGAGTCTTGGAATAGTAGAAGAATTGAAAATAATATAAGCGGTCAGACGAAATAAACAGACTGTATGCCCTGACGCATATTCTTGGATGAGTGCTCGTAAAACAAGGTCTCGACCCGTGCACGCTCGTCTATACATACATGGGCAGCCTGGCCTATCTCCGGTTGACGAGGGGCAGGGCACTGGGAGGCAAAGCACAGAGCGGGTAAACGAGTGTAAGTAGAAATGAAAAGGCAATTTATCAGTTTATAGCATTGCGGGAAAAGTCGCCCTTGCCGTCCAAAAAGGGCGAACCGAATCCAAAGAGGAAGATTGACAGGACAAGAGGGTTTGAAACAAACACACATACGGACTTGCTGGACCGAGTGGGTGGGCAACTGGCACCTATTAATGTCTGGTCAGCAGGATGGATATGCAACGCACGCCATGCGAAACCGCGCTTGAGCCTGCGGGCCAGGGACCATTTGCGGGTTCTTGAAGCGCGACGAAACGTTCAATGCCACGCTGGATGACATGGAGGGACGAAAGGGGGTGCTGGAAGGCATGCCAATTTGACAAGGGGCCTGGCGGGGAATGAAATAGCTCGAAGGAAGCAGGCCATACATGCTTCCTCCCAGCACCGTTAGCTCGAGCGGTGAACGGGACGACATGTAGTAACGGCTAGTCTGGTTGGATGAGCTTGATCAATGCAGGACAGGATGAAACTCGTTGTTCAAATGGCCAGCATAGCATGCTGATTGCGTGGAGCCATAGAGGAACACATGGAAGCCCACAGAGAAAGGTTGCGATGTGTTCGTCCCGCATCGTATCGAGGCCAAGAGGCAGCGGAGTTGATCTCAATGGCTCATTATGCTGCGGCTATTAAGACAGGGGTTGTCCAATTACAGCGTGGTTGCACCCTCTTGTAGACCCTTGTCAGTTCAACGGACGAAGCAGAGTAAAGCCTGGGCATCGGACGGACATGACTTTTGCTCTGTCGAGACACCGCAATGACCGCACTGCAATGAACCCTGCATATGAGATTTCAGTTGAACTGAAGCCATTTTAGACAGGGGTGGACTACTCGAGAATCGAGCTCATTAAAGTTTTTGTATCAAATTGAGAGTCTTGATGCTACGGTGGAGATGCAAACAATCCAGGATCTGATATCTCCATGCCTTGTTTGCCTCGTGGCTCGAGGCCGGGTGCATGACATTCCGGGCATTGTTGAGACAAGGTCGCTTGCTCGGAACAAACGAGACGAACAAACGTGTATCCGAATGAAGAGTTTCGACCGTTGATGGACGTAGATTAATTTGCCATGTATAATTGAAGCCGCACGCGCCGCTCCCGAAGAAGTTGCGCGCATTGATTCAAAGCGATTAAATCAAATTGAGGCGGCGTAACGGCAGAAGTAGTCAATCCAACGGTGGAAGTCTAGATGAGTGTTCTTTTGTGGCGAACAGTCAGCTGTCGTTATGGAATATGATAGATAGAAAAAGTGATGATCGCGTTACAGGATGAGGCACTTTGCTTTCCTTGAAGCTGTTGGGGTGGCACCTCCCCAGTTGACAAATAACTAGCTGGTCATTCATGAGGAAGGCACCCTCACGGCTGAGACTGCTTGGTTCATGCGTTATGCTTCGAACCTGTCAGAGATTGGATCAAGTAGGATTACCTTTTACCTTGTTCATCTACAATACAATGCAAATCCTCAATAATTTGTCAAAGAGCATCAAtacctctttcttccttAGTGACTATTACCAACTAACTAACGTAGCTACTAAGTTAGCTAAAGGTTAACTATGTGCGGCCCCGTGCGACTTGAACCAGTTAGCGCCCGTGGTCGCTAAACGTCCATCTGACTTGGCTTACTTACATTGAGTTAGAGCCACCGCATAAAGTAACCATAACTCCAACCGCAACGCCACAGTCTTCAATAATACAACGCCCAATTGTTCGAGATCCAGGTTGTGCTTTGACATGGGTTCGACCAGTTTGTCTATGTAGATACCAACTCGCTGGTACTCAGGGTTTCAAATTGCTCAAATCCATCGCGAGCTCAAACTGGCCATCTATCACACATATCGCAATTGCTGGCTTATTACTGTACAGGCCTACAGGCACAGCATTATCTAGTGTGCATACGCTCTCAGTCAAGTTGAGAGTTCTGAAGTTGCTGCTGTACACGTACTATGTACCAGTAGGAAATGACCTGTGAACCACCTCTGGCATGCATTCTCCCAAAAGATGCTTTCGCATCGTACCTGCGCCCCCCCTCTTGAAACCATGGCGCTCTCTAACAGTAATATAGCATTATAGCCCTCTAGGATATCAGCCTTTTTGTGTTCGAGAACTC is part of the Fusarium poae strain DAOMC 252244 chromosome 4, whole genome shotgun sequence genome and encodes:
- a CDS encoding hypothetical protein (BUSCO:29152at5125), producing MLTKIIRRTMATEVKRVPIPRRGVDYRGKVVLAPMVRSGELPSRLLALKYGADLVWGPETVDYSMIGTSRRFDEESKTVEWFRVSSHGQKDPPPDAKESIIYRLHPELEKDKLIFQIGTADPDRAVEAARLVAADVAGIDVNAGCPKPFSTSGGMGAALLQTPDKLCAILEALVKNITPEYEIGISVKIRLLDTATETEALVRRLCATGITGLTIHCRTTPMRPRERAIRGQLRMIAEVCHEFGVACLVNGDVEGRDHGLQLAEEFGADGAMIAVAAEKNPSCFRSKADGGMAPWEEVVEEYVRTAIAVDNRFGNTKFLLSNMIPGRSKFYQPVNQSKTYKSICEALSLNDHLEAAIAVDKRRGLDQPLQGKAAKKAAAKALAAANAQSPKPEQGKDQKRKRKMSDSRPAKQVKASEPTPVAAAL
- a CDS encoding hypothetical protein (BUSCO:31273at5125) — encoded protein: MKKPWKSGAGAAPSAQPVDIQPSAIRGRISGPVPISTSLDDEFPIRNPGTNIATPVQDEFQESQPQPTPSRSDFRSPTFPEPRQNGPNSFREEPRSSIHARHPGTTSRLQKAEPSNRHSFVSTDRSQTKERPQRKQSTLRGALGKLFNRRKKAGDNESTGNTDSEAGSVPVRPGPYRRSTAEDGLPQDSVPSLSQKDRSAPRARSRPFPGAESKRSASLPITEFDRALRSHSIRPEDVRAIESARNSLSADFSLTHAAKLREYNLAGLSPRPASSHGRESRQDQHDENVDEIGRAITSDLPGVRRRSRSLSGLPEEGLGLARRRSDEIKYWRESYDPGFAHPISSNIADVEDVVTAEAEHTQHTQEEDLQQQQQAEPFNFGSFADMKQVGSMKITHAANMETRINNLESRVYQLEQVLERMYDGGRNRQSHFEPPERSAPPVPVEQRAVAKVMDDQAGWAREDDKKTLGWLNGHSEGNQRGSMFLDPSSPAILSNGNKDRPISTATVRGATSLPNLLQDTPGNLTMDHYTTLVALIHTERSAREALETQVKTLGHQLSILSNSAAMSGGYDPPPTAKSFGDRSAFDHDDDDENLASLAVITRSHSRHVDPEDSGIGTGHGDDSEYSDTFETPREEGGHMFGAFGEDLDREDQAQTKAARTLSLSQLTMGRGTQKSSQHLRRVI
- a CDS encoding hypothetical protein (MEROPS:MER0001156~BUSCO:6534at5125); protein product: MLKSRGNSLWICNTCIRRTTKPPQRRWQSIASAVAQAVSPSNPVDHAVSSSHDDAILRNLFDAPAGRSFPKFSLKKSQGLFKNRYLTSPSGFHHFAQKNLERATNIVRKVLNASSIEEYQAVVRDLDRLSDLLCRVLDLSDFVRMTHPDVRFQEAAADAWGMVYQYMNQLNTMTGLSDQLSQALSIPEVTKVWSEEERTVAEQLKLDFTKSAVNLPKASRDRFVDLSSRISEIGSAFAQGMQPAKKSLTLPAYKFYGLYPGIAATLKVRQNIVLPTLSSDAIGALQSVHDEETRREIYLAQRTASKDTIMYLEAMLKLRGELAELAGFESYGHMALKDRMMAKTPSSVMEFLLALRDNNTPIIQAELQELIAKKRDRLNLPDVQLQAWDKDFYMEKIRVDLRSRQRREDQLNAFFSVGTVIQGLSRLFDRLYGIRLVLRETLPGETWHSEVKRLDVVTDTGELIAVLYCDLFHRPQKSGNPAHFTVRCSREILPDEVAEIAADQGNGPSFESPELAANDGMEVSTKDGVLKQLPTIALVCDFLPSENSKEPSLLSYQSVETLFHEMGHAIHSILARTSFQNVSGTRCATDFAELPSTLMEHFAADPTVLSLFARHWKTDRALPYEFVAERIGLTKRFEGMETENQIILAMVDQAYHSSTIENAGFDTTSIFHDIKARFAHGPRDPPSTCWQGFFGHLHSYGSTYYSYLFDRVLAERVWRVVFKAGENGGAINRENGERLKENLLKWGGGRDPWTCLSDTLQDERLAPGDEKSMALVGSWGIKDDHHP
- a CDS encoding hypothetical protein (TransMembrane:2 (n12-25c32/33o140-157i169-186o)~BUSCO:50942at5125) — translated: MASRVVFSRRSLAPLATMALGGLALTPATVFAEGPSDLKRKPIYDDFEIPASKPAPVTPPPAATTPVAEPVEEEEERHYKPTPTDRLAVYVGRGRLSLYKYAVAAETKVNEVMDSAFNLEQSFTSTIASLAPSRESGEQLMPGAIYVLVAAMAGSIITRNRNILLRTSLPLALGIGAGWTVIPVTMRNVSDLTWKYEQRFPVVAQSHIRLRESIINSASFAKAHSQVGVKYVDEKVTDAREAVEGWVQKGK